CTAATCTTGTTACTTACACTTGCTTGATTCAAGGTCTTTGTAATTTCGGACGTTGGAAAGAGGTTGGTTCGTTGTTGGATGAGATGATGAAAACGGGAATGATGCCTGATTTGCAAACACTTAACATTTTAGTGGATGCTTTATGTAAAGAAGGTAAAATTATACAGGCGAAAAGTGTAATTGGTTTTATGATTTTGACCGGGGAAGCACCGGATGTCTTTACCTATAACTCTTTGATTGATAGATATTGTTTGCAAAATCAAATGAATGAGGCCACAAGAGTATTAGAACTAATGGTTAGTAGGGGATGTTTACCAGACATTGTAACTTATACTTCGCTCATTCATGGATGGTGTAAGATTAAGAACATTAATAAGGCTATGCAACTCTTGGATGAAATGGTTAAGGTTGGATTCACTCCTGATGTTGTCACATGGACCACTCTCATCGGTGGGTTTTGTCAAGCTGGCAAACCATTAGCTGCAAAAGAACTCTTTTTAAATATGTGCAAACACGGTCAAGTTCCCAATCTTCAAACTTGTGCCGTTATATTGGATGGACTGTGTAAAGGTCAACTTCTTTCCGAGGCATTATCATTGTTTAAGGCAATGGAGAAGAGTAATCTAAATCTTAATATTGTGATTTATAGTATTATACTGGATGGAATGTGTGGTGCCGGAAAACTGAATGATGCGTGTGAACTTTTTTCATCTTTGCCTGCTAAAGGTTTGCAAATTAATGTTTATGCATATACCATTATGATTAATGGTTTCTCTAAACAAGGACTGTTGGATAAAGCTGAAGACTTGCTAACGAATATGGAAGCGAATGGCTGCATGCCTAATAGCTGCACTTACAATGTCTTTGTCCAAGGCCTGTTAACGAAAAAAGAGACTGCAAGGTCAATAAAATACCTTACAATGATGAGAGGCAAAGGTTTTTCTGTAGATGCTACCACTACAGAAATGATTATAAACTACTTATCCACAAACGAAGGAGACAATGGATTTCGAGAATTTCTGTTTCCAAAATAACACATTTTGTCAAGAGTTTCACCCGATGTGTTATTTGAATGCAGCCTTTCAgttcatttattttctaaaatctGTAGCATATGATAGGAcacaaaaatgaagaaaactGACATAGGCTTCAAAACTTACATTTAACTAAACTGACATGATAACATTTTATGAAGATAAACTGAATGTATAAAAGTTTTTGTTATTGATAAAATACCATTTATTAAATGGATTCCATGAATGTAAGAGAATTGATCTGGTTTtatgactctttttttttcctactatCATTGAAGTCGATAAATTCCAAAAACAAGTGTACAATTCAGGTTCAATGGAAAATCTTGTCAAGTTAAGACAATCTGTGTTGGTCTATGATTTTATATCTATCCCATACAAAAGGAGGAACTTTTGTGGAGCATTTGAGAATTTTCTgtgtatattaatatatattgtatgttaattaatataaataaatatttgtcataTAAGTTGTAACATTCATGACCATGATCCAACCTTTGGTTTTTGTTTCAATCGAGAAATAATGTTAGTGTGACTTGTGGAGTCTTGATAAAACCAAATACGTGTGATTTTTGTTCTTCCTATTTTGTCATTGCATGTGACTTGTAACAGTTAGTGACAGACAGCTTCATTTCATTATTCTTGTATTTTTCAAAGCAAATTCTGTGAAGTGAAAATttcagagagaaagagaagagatgGCTACAGATGTGGTAGTGTTGGATCATGGTGAGATAGGAGAAAGTGTAATGAAGCAACAAAGCAAAGGGCATGATGAGTGCTGCAAAACAGGACCTGGTTATGTTACTCCACTTGATGCCATGTCTGCTCCCAAAGAGACTCTCATTTATGTCACAGCTCTCAGGTACTGAATTTTCTTATATTCAGCACAGAAATATTATATGGTGATGCATGA
This genomic interval from Trifolium pratense cultivar HEN17-A07 linkage group LG6, ARS_RC_1.1, whole genome shotgun sequence contains the following:
- the LOC123889800 gene encoding putative pentatricopeptide repeat-containing protein At1g12700, mitochondrial — its product is MLRRISSLSRFRLLHHIGTTTTSPFYLSFPLHSHSHCTKSTNLHYEIDSHNNKTHFLNSMRNHCKSGKLNNIDQALNFFHIMATMNPLPSVLDFTLLLGLIVKMKHYTTAISLVKQMHSSLGIKPDTFTLNIVINSLCHLKLVALGFSVLGTMFKLGFEPSVVTFTILINGLCVKGDVGRAVELVDCMEKMGYRSDVKTYGVLINGLCKMGETCEAIGWLRKMEERNWKPNVVVYSTIMDGLCKDGLVSEALGLCSEMSRKGIRPNLVTYTCLIQGLCNFGRWKEVGSLLDEMMKTGMMPDLQTLNILVDALCKEGKIIQAKSVIGFMILTGEAPDVFTYNSLIDRYCLQNQMNEATRVLELMVSRGCLPDIVTYTSLIHGWCKIKNINKAMQLLDEMVKVGFTPDVVTWTTLIGGFCQAGKPLAAKELFLNMCKHGQVPNLQTCAVILDGLCKGQLLSEALSLFKAMEKSNLNLNIVIYSIILDGMCGAGKLNDACELFSSLPAKGLQINVYAYTIMINGFSKQGLLDKAEDLLTNMEANGCMPNSCTYNVFVQGLLTKKETARSIKYLTMMRGKGFSVDATTTEMIINYLSTNEGDNGFREFLFPK